A genomic stretch from Pseudomonas sp. MUP55 includes:
- a CDS encoding patatin-like phospholipase family protein, which translates to MRPAEPVTGLILSGGGARAAYQVGVLAAIAELLPPGAPNPFAVIVGTSAGAINAVSLASGATDFTAAVERLTAFWQGFRSHLVLRSDWPGVIRQASRFFIHSLLGLGRQLPVALLDSSPLRELLQDKLHLAGIDEAIRLKHLQAVAVTAFGYESGQAVTFYQGGGTIDPWLRHRRIGVPTQLTVEHLLASSAIPLLFAPVKLDQEFFGDGAVRQSAPISPALHLGASRVLVVGVSGNPRGNEPSAPRTYTGQEPTLAQIGGHMLNSTFIDSLESDIELLERLNQFSHASPGVAAVDVLVIAPSQPIDEIAARHRQELPAALRMFLRGPGATKTSGAGVLSYLLFEAGYCSELIELGRKDALAKREELSRFLGLTLN; encoded by the coding sequence ATGCGTCCAGCTGAACCGGTCACAGGCTTGATTCTTTCCGGCGGCGGGGCGCGAGCGGCGTATCAGGTGGGGGTGTTGGCGGCGATTGCCGAGTTGCTGCCGCCAGGGGCACCGAATCCATTTGCGGTGATTGTCGGCACCTCGGCCGGGGCGATCAATGCGGTCAGCCTGGCCAGTGGCGCAACTGATTTCACCGCCGCTGTCGAACGCCTTACGGCATTCTGGCAAGGCTTTCGCAGCCATCTGGTGTTGCGCAGCGACTGGCCGGGCGTGATCCGCCAGGCGAGCCGGTTCTTCATTCATAGCCTGTTGGGCCTGGGCCGGCAGTTGCCGGTGGCCTTGCTCGACAGTTCACCGCTGCGCGAGCTGCTGCAGGACAAACTGCACCTGGCGGGCATCGACGAAGCCATCCGGCTCAAGCATCTGCAGGCCGTGGCGGTCACCGCGTTCGGCTATGAATCCGGTCAGGCGGTGACCTTCTACCAAGGCGGCGGAACCATCGACCCCTGGCTGCGCCATCGGCGGATCGGCGTGCCGACCCAACTCACGGTGGAACACTTGCTGGCCAGTTCGGCGATTCCCTTGCTGTTTGCCCCGGTGAAACTCGACCAGGAATTTTTCGGTGACGGCGCCGTTCGCCAGTCGGCCCCCATCAGCCCGGCCTTGCACCTGGGCGCGAGTCGTGTGCTGGTGGTGGGCGTCAGCGGTAACCCGCGCGGCAATGAACCGTCGGCACCGCGCACCTACACCGGCCAGGAGCCGACACTCGCGCAAATCGGCGGGCACATGCTCAACAGCACATTCATCGACAGCCTGGAAAGCGATATCGAATTGCTGGAACGCTTGAATCAATTCAGCCATGCCTCGCCCGGCGTGGCGGCAGTTGACGTGTTGGTGATTGCACCCAGCCAGCCGATCGACGAAATCGCGGCGCGCCATCGCCAGGAACTGCCAGCAGCGTTGCGCATGTTCTTGCGCGGGCCTGGGGCGACCAAGACCAGTGGTGCAGGGGTGTTGAGTTACTTGTTGTTCGAGGCGGGGTATTGCAGCGAGTTGATCGAGTTGGGGCGCAAAGATGCGTTGGCCAAGCGCGAGGAACTGTCGCGATTCCTCGGCCTGACGCTGAACTGA
- a CDS encoding nucleobase:cation symporter-2 family protein gives MSQLETQHPAAPAMVRLPLLQLILVGLQHVLLMYGGAVAVPLIIGQAAGLSREEIAFLINADLLVAGIATMVQSFGIGPVGIRMPVMMGASFAAVGSMVAMAGMPGIGLQGIFGATIAAGFFGMLIAPFMSRIVRFFPPLVTGTVITAIGLSLFPVAVNWAGGGSAAATFGSPVYLAIAALVLGTILLINRFMRGFWVNISVLIGMGLGYALCGTLGMVDLSGLAQAPWVQVVTPLHFGMPTFELAPILSMCLVVVIIFVESTGMFLALGKITGQDVTPKMLRRGLLCDAGASFFAGFFNTFTHSSFAQNIGLVQMTGVRCRSVTIMAGAFLIVLSLLPKAAYLVASIPPAVLGGAAIAMFGMVAATGIKILQEADIADRRNQLLVAVSIGMGLIPVVRPEFFAQLPLWMSPITHSGIAMATLSALSLNILFNILGGAERPAVEHAHS, from the coding sequence ATGTCCCAGTTAGAAACGCAGCACCCTGCCGCGCCCGCCATGGTGCGGCTGCCCCTCTTGCAACTGATTCTGGTAGGCCTGCAACACGTCTTGCTGATGTACGGCGGTGCCGTCGCCGTGCCCCTGATCATTGGCCAGGCCGCCGGGCTGAGCCGTGAAGAAATCGCCTTTCTGATCAACGCCGACCTATTGGTCGCCGGCATCGCCACCATGGTGCAGTCGTTCGGCATCGGCCCGGTGGGTATTCGCATGCCGGTGATGATGGGCGCCAGTTTCGCCGCCGTCGGCAGCATGGTCGCCATGGCCGGCATGCCCGGTATCGGCTTGCAGGGGATCTTCGGCGCAACCATCGCCGCCGGGTTCTTCGGCATGCTCATCGCGCCGTTCATGTCCAGGATCGTGCGTTTTTTCCCGCCGCTGGTGACCGGGACCGTGATTACCGCCATCGGCCTTTCGCTGTTTCCGGTGGCCGTGAACTGGGCCGGTGGCGGCAGCGCCGCCGCTACGTTCGGCTCGCCGGTGTACCTGGCGATTGCTGCGCTGGTGCTGGGCACCATCTTGCTGATCAACCGCTTCATGCGCGGCTTCTGGGTGAATATCTCGGTGCTGATCGGCATGGGCCTGGGCTACGCATTGTGTGGCACCCTCGGCATGGTCGACCTCAGCGGCCTGGCCCAGGCGCCGTGGGTGCAGGTGGTGACGCCGCTGCACTTCGGCATGCCCACGTTCGAGTTGGCGCCGATCCTGTCGATGTGCCTGGTGGTGGTGATCATTTTTGTCGAGTCCACCGGGATGTTCCTCGCCCTGGGGAAGATCACCGGCCAGGACGTCACGCCGAAAATGCTGCGCCGCGGTTTGCTGTGTGATGCCGGCGCGTCGTTCTTTGCCGGCTTCTTCAATACCTTTACCCACTCCTCGTTCGCGCAGAACATCGGCCTGGTGCAGATGACCGGCGTGCGCTGCCGCTCGGTCACGATCATGGCCGGGGCATTCCTGATTGTGCTGAGCCTGTTGCCCAAGGCCGCCTACCTGGTGGCGTCGATTCCTCCGGCGGTACTGGGCGGCGCGGCGATTGCGATGTTCGGAATGGTCGCGGCGACCGGCATCAAGATCCTGCAGGAAGCCGACATCGCCGACCGGCGCAACCAGTTGCTGGTGGCGGTGAGCATCGGCATGGGCCTGATCCCGGTGGTGCGTCCGGAGTTCTTCGCACAATTGCCGTTATGGATGAGCCCGATCACCCACAGCGGCATCGCCATGGCCACCCTCAGCGCCTTGTCGCTGAACATCCTGTTCAACATTCTCGGCGGCGCTGAACGCCCTGCCGTTGAGCACGCCCACAGCTGA
- the puuE gene encoding allantoinase PuuE: MSADYPRDLIGYGSNPPHPHWPGKARIALSFVLNYEEGGERNILHGDKESEAFLSEMVSAQPLQGARNMSMESLYEYGSRAGVWRILKLFKEFDIPLTIFAVAMAAQRHPDVIRAMVAAGHEICSHGYRWIDYQYMDEAQEREHMLEAIRILTELTGERPLGWYTGRTGPNTRRLVMEEGGFLYDCDTYDDDLPYWEPNTPTGKPHLVIPYTLDTNDMRFTQVQGFNKGDDFFEYLKDAFDVLYAEGAEAPKMLSIGLHCRLIGRPARLASLKRFIEYAKSHEQVWFTRRVDIARHWQQTHPYTGAAK; encoded by the coding sequence GTGAGCGCTGACTACCCACGCGACCTGATCGGTTACGGCAGTAACCCTCCTCACCCCCATTGGCCGGGCAAGGCACGCATTGCGCTGTCGTTCGTACTCAACTACGAAGAAGGCGGCGAGCGCAATATCCTGCACGGCGACAAAGAGTCCGAAGCCTTCCTTTCGGAAATGGTCTCGGCGCAACCGCTGCAGGGCGCGCGCAACATGAGCATGGAGTCGCTGTATGAATACGGCAGCCGTGCCGGGGTGTGGCGCATCCTCAAGCTGTTCAAGGAATTCGACATCCCGCTGACGATCTTCGCCGTGGCCATGGCCGCCCAGCGCCATCCGGACGTGATCCGCGCGATGGTTGCCGCCGGCCACGAGATCTGCAGCCACGGCTACCGCTGGATCGACTACCAGTACATGGACGAGGCCCAGGAACGCGAGCACATGCTCGAAGCGATCCGCATCCTCACCGAGCTGACCGGTGAACGCCCGCTGGGCTGGTACACCGGCCGCACCGGGCCGAACACGCGGCGCCTGGTGATGGAGGAAGGCGGCTTTCTGTATGACTGCGACACCTACGACGACGACCTGCCCTACTGGGAACCGAACACGCCCACCGGCAAGCCGCACCTGGTCATCCCTTACACTCTGGACACCAACGACATGCGCTTCACCCAGGTGCAGGGTTTCAACAAGGGCGATGACTTTTTCGAGTACCTCAAGGACGCCTTCGACGTGCTGTATGCCGAAGGGGCCGAGGCGCCGAAGATGCTTTCCATCGGCCTGCACTGCCGCCTGATCGGCCGCCCGGCGCGCCTGGCCTCGTTGAAGCGCTTTATCGAATACGCCAAGAGCCACGAACAGGTGTGGTTCACCCGCCGCGTCGACATCGCCCGGCACTGGCAGCAAACCCACCCCTATACGGGAGCGGCGAAATGA
- a CDS encoding urate hydroxylase PuuD yields MEAHLMEWLNLSVRWVHMITGVAWIGASFYFVWLENNLNRVNPKSGLAGDLWAIHGGGIYHLEKYKLAPPTMPDNLHWFKWEAYFTWMSGIALLCVVFYWNPTLYLLAPGSSLSGTEGVLLGIGSLFAGWFIYSFLCDSALGKRPALLGLILFVLLIAAAYGFSKVFSGRGAYLHVGAVIGTIMVGNVFRIIMPAQRALVAAIAENRTPDPALPAKGLLRSRHNNYFTLPVLFIMISNHFPSTYGSHYNWLILAGIAVAAVLVRHYFNTRHNSQKYAWTLPVGALAMISLAYVTGPKPAEPIAKAPAAIEYQPLPETALGGGLKKPAEPAAPAAEPAPTQASTDFGQVHNVIEQRCTVCHSAKPTSPLFSTAPAGVMFDTPEQIQQQAARIQAQAVASQIMPLGNITQMTQQERDLIGTWINQGARTN; encoded by the coding sequence GTGGAAGCACATTTGATGGAATGGCTGAACCTGAGCGTGCGCTGGGTTCACATGATCACCGGCGTCGCCTGGATCGGCGCTTCTTTCTACTTCGTCTGGCTGGAAAACAACCTCAATCGCGTCAACCCCAAGAGCGGCCTGGCCGGTGACTTGTGGGCGATTCACGGTGGCGGCATCTACCACCTGGAAAAATACAAACTGGCCCCGCCGACCATGCCGGACAACCTGCACTGGTTCAAATGGGAAGCCTATTTCACCTGGATGTCGGGCATTGCGCTGCTGTGCGTGGTGTTCTACTGGAATCCGACCCTGTACCTGCTCGCCCCCGGCAGCAGCCTGAGCGGCACCGAAGGCGTATTGCTGGGCATCGGCTCACTGTTTGCCGGCTGGTTCATCTACTCCTTTCTCTGCGACTCGGCCCTGGGCAAGCGCCCTGCCCTGCTCGGTTTGATCCTGTTCGTGCTGTTGATTGCAGCGGCCTACGGCTTCAGCAAGGTGTTCAGCGGCCGTGGCGCTTACCTGCATGTGGGTGCGGTGATCGGTACGATCATGGTCGGCAACGTGTTCCGCATCATCATGCCTGCCCAGCGCGCACTGGTGGCGGCCATCGCCGAAAACCGCACACCCGACCCGGCGCTGCCGGCCAAGGGTTTGCTGCGCTCGCGGCACAACAACTACTTCACCCTGCCGGTGCTGTTCATCATGATCAGCAACCACTTCCCGAGCACCTATGGCAGCCACTACAACTGGCTGATCCTGGCCGGGATCGCCGTGGCGGCGGTGTTGGTGCGGCACTACTTCAACACTCGGCATAACAGCCAGAAGTATGCGTGGACCTTGCCGGTGGGCGCGCTGGCAATGATCAGCCTGGCGTACGTGACCGGGCCAAAACCCGCCGAGCCGATCGCCAAGGCACCAGCGGCCATCGAGTACCAGCCATTGCCGGAAACCGCCCTGGGTGGGGGTTTGAAAAAACCGGCCGAGCCTGCCGCTCCTGCGGCCGAACCGGCACCGACCCAGGCCAGCACCGATTTTGGCCAGGTGCACAACGTGATCGAACAGCGCTGTACCGTCTGCCATTCGGCCAAGCCCACCAGCCCGTTGTTCAGCACCGCACCGGCTGGGGTGATGTTCGACACGCCTGAGCAGATCCAGCAACAGGCCGCGCGCATTCAGGCGCAAGCCGTGGCGAGCCAGATCATGCCGCTGGGCAACATTACCCAGATGACTCAGCAGGAGCGGGATTTGATTGGCACCTGGATCAACCAGGGGGCCCGCACCAACTAG
- the uraD gene encoding 2-oxo-4-hydroxy-4-carboxy-5-ureidoimidazoline decarboxylase: MTAFQTLTPSSLSRDEFVAAFADIYEHSPWVAEKAFDLGQDASIDQIETLHQRMSDILLSADHASQLALINAHPDLAGKAAVQGQLTQASTDEQAGAGIHQCTAEEFSRFTELNEAYKAKFKFPFIMAVKGSNRHQILAAFETRIHNNTDVEFKCALDEINKIALFRLLTL; this comes from the coding sequence ATGACTGCGTTCCAAACCCTGACACCGTCGAGCTTGAGCCGCGATGAGTTCGTCGCCGCCTTCGCCGATATCTACGAACACTCGCCATGGGTGGCCGAAAAGGCCTTCGACCTGGGCCAGGACGCATCGATCGACCAGATCGAAACCCTGCACCAGCGCATGAGCGATATCCTGTTGAGCGCCGATCACGCCAGTCAACTGGCACTGATCAATGCTCACCCGGACCTGGCCGGCAAAGCCGCCGTCCAGGGCCAACTGACCCAAGCCAGCACCGATGAACAAGCGGGCGCGGGTATCCACCAATGCACGGCCGAAGAGTTTTCGCGCTTCACCGAGCTGAACGAGGCCTATAAAGCCAAGTTCAAGTTTCCCTTCATCATGGCGGTAAAAGGCAGCAACCGGCACCAGATCCTCGCCGCGTTCGAAACGCGCATCCACAACAACACAGACGTCGAGTTCAAGTGCGCGCTGGACGAGATCAACAAGATCGCGTTGTTCCGATTACTGACCCTCTAA
- a CDS encoding ureidoglycolate lyase yields the protein MRTLMIEPLTKEAFAPFGDVIETDGSDHFMINNGSTMRFHKLATVETAQPEDHAIISIFRADAQDMPLTVCMLERHPLGSQAFIPLLGNPFLIVVAPLGDVPVSGLVRAFVTNGRQGINYHRGVWHHPVLTIEKRDDFLVVDRSGTGNNCDEHFFKEDERLILAPHQ from the coding sequence ATGCGCACCCTGATGATCGAACCCCTGACCAAAGAAGCCTTCGCCCCTTTCGGAGACGTTATCGAAACCGATGGCAGCGATCACTTCATGATCAACAATGGGTCGACCATGCGCTTTCACAAACTGGCGACGGTCGAAACAGCACAGCCTGAAGACCACGCCATCATCAGCATCTTCCGCGCCGACGCGCAGGACATGCCGCTGACCGTGTGCATGCTGGAGCGACACCCGCTGGGCAGCCAGGCCTTCATTCCGCTGCTCGGCAACCCCTTTCTGATCGTGGTCGCGCCACTTGGCGATGTACCTGTATCAGGCTTGGTCCGCGCCTTCGTCACCAACGGCAGGCAGGGCATCAATTACCATCGCGGCGTCTGGCACCACCCGGTGCTGACGATCGAAAAGCGGGATGACTTCCTGGTGGTTGATCGCAGTGGCACAGGCAATAACTGCGATGAGCATTTTTTCAAAGAGGATGAGCGGTTGATCCTCGCCCCCCACCAATAA
- the alc gene encoding allantoicase — translation MKAYAVPFEKFVNLADARLGTKIISVTDDWFADANRLFQPTPAVWKEGVFDDNGKWMDGWESRRKRFEGYDSAVIRLGVPGSIKGVDIDTSFFTGNFPPSASLEACFLASGEPDANTQWVEVLSAVELQGNSHHYHEINNAQAFSHLRFNIYPDGGVARLRVYGVPFRDWSAVGDNEQVDLAAALNGGRALACSDEHFGRMSNILNPGRGINMGDGWETARRRTPGNDWVIVALGHPGEIEKIIVDTLHFKGNYPDTCSIQGAFVKGGTDSQIETQSLFWRELLPAQKLEMHAEHTFAEQIKALGPITHIRLNVFPDGGVSRLRVLGKVAK, via the coding sequence ATGAAAGCTTACGCCGTACCTTTCGAAAAGTTCGTCAACCTGGCCGACGCCCGCCTGGGCACCAAGATCATTTCCGTTACCGATGACTGGTTTGCCGACGCCAACCGCCTGTTCCAGCCGACCCCGGCCGTGTGGAAGGAGGGCGTTTTCGATGACAACGGCAAGTGGATGGACGGCTGGGAGTCACGCCGCAAGCGCTTCGAAGGCTACGACAGCGCGGTGATCCGCCTGGGTGTACCGGGTTCGATCAAAGGCGTGGACATCGACACTTCATTCTTCACCGGCAACTTCCCGCCATCGGCCTCCCTGGAGGCCTGTTTCCTCGCCTCGGGCGAGCCGGATGCCAACACCCAGTGGGTGGAAGTGCTGTCGGCCGTGGAGCTGCAAGGCAACAGCCACCATTACCACGAGATCAACAACGCGCAGGCGTTCAGCCACCTGCGGTTCAACATCTACCCGGATGGCGGCGTGGCCCGTTTGCGTGTGTACGGCGTGCCGTTCCGCGACTGGTCCGCCGTGGGCGACAACGAACAGGTCGACCTGGCAGCAGCCTTGAACGGCGGGCGTGCCCTGGCCTGTTCCGATGAACACTTCGGGCGCATGAGCAACATCCTCAACCCGGGCCGTGGCATCAACATGGGCGATGGCTGGGAAACCGCGCGTCGCCGTACGCCGGGCAATGACTGGGTAATCGTCGCGCTGGGCCACCCTGGCGAGATCGAGAAAATCATCGTCGACACCCTGCACTTCAAGGGCAACTACCCGGACACTTGCTCGATCCAGGGCGCCTTCGTCAAGGGCGGTACCGACAGCCAGATCGAGACCCAATCGCTGTTCTGGCGTGAACTGCTGCCGGCACAGAAGCTGGAAATGCACGCCGAACACACCTTCGCTGAGCAGATCAAGGCGCTGGGGCCGATTACCCACATCCGTCTGAATGTGTTCCCGGATGGCGGTGTGAGTCGCCTGCGGGTACTGGGCAAGGTAGCCAAATAA
- a CDS encoding outer membrane protein OmpK, with the protein MKPMFKGLMLAGSLLAGGQAVAGDLLQWQNNSLTYLWGKSFTVNPQIQQTVTFEHADAWKYGDNFFFLDRIFYNGKEDGNVGPNTYYGEFSPRLSFGKILDKDLSFGPIKDVLLAFTYEFGEGDNESYLLGPAFDLNIPGFDYFQLNFYQRQTEGNRPGDGVWQITPVWSYTIPVGNSDVLIDGFMDWVVDNDKNARGTYHANLHFNPQVKYDLGKALHWGDKQLYVGFEYDYWKNKYGIEDSGAFKTTQDTASFLVKYHF; encoded by the coding sequence ATGAAACCTATGTTCAAAGGCCTGATGCTGGCGGGATCCCTGCTGGCCGGTGGCCAAGCCGTGGCCGGCGATTTGTTGCAGTGGCAGAACAACAGCCTGACGTATCTGTGGGGCAAGAGCTTTACCGTCAACCCGCAGATCCAGCAGACCGTCACGTTCGAACATGCCGACGCGTGGAAATACGGCGACAACTTCTTCTTCCTCGACCGCATCTTTTACAACGGCAAGGAAGACGGCAACGTCGGTCCGAATACCTACTACGGCGAGTTCAGCCCACGGTTGTCGTTCGGCAAGATTCTCGACAAGGATTTGTCATTCGGTCCGATCAAGGATGTATTGCTGGCCTTCACTTACGAGTTCGGCGAAGGCGACAACGAGTCGTACCTGCTGGGCCCGGCGTTTGATTTGAATATTCCGGGCTTCGACTACTTCCAGTTGAACTTCTACCAGCGCCAGACCGAGGGCAACCGCCCGGGTGACGGCGTGTGGCAGATCACGCCGGTGTGGTCGTACACAATTCCCGTGGGCAACTCCGATGTGCTGATCGACGGCTTCATGGACTGGGTGGTGGACAACGACAAGAACGCCCGCGGCACTTACCACGCCAACCTGCACTTCAACCCCCAGGTTAAATACGACCTGGGCAAGGCGCTGCATTGGGGCGACAAACAGTTGTATGTGGGCTTTGAATACGACTACTGGAAGAACAAGTACGGGATCGAGGATTCGGGGGCGTTCAAGACGACTCAGGATACGGCGAGCTTCCTGGTCAAGTATCACTTCTGA
- the uraH gene encoding hydroxyisourate hydrolase — MGRLTTHVLDAAHGCPGSAIKVELYRVEGAQLALVATAVTNDDGRCDAPLLQGDDYRSGVYQLQFSAGDYYRARGVQLPEPAFLDVVVLRFGISAEQDHYHVPLLISPYSYSTYRGS; from the coding sequence ATGGGACGCTTGACTACACATGTATTGGACGCTGCACACGGCTGCCCCGGCAGCGCCATCAAGGTTGAACTGTACCGCGTCGAAGGCGCGCAGCTGGCCCTGGTCGCCACGGCCGTGACCAACGACGATGGCCGCTGCGATGCGCCATTGCTGCAGGGCGACGACTACCGCAGCGGTGTCTACCAATTGCAGTTCAGCGCCGGCGACTATTACCGCGCCCGTGGCGTGCAATTGCCGGAACCTGCGTTTCTCGACGTCGTCGTGCTGCGCTTCGGCATCAGCGCCGAGCAGGATCATTACCACGTCCCGCTACTGATTTCGCCTTACAGCTACTCCACCTATCGCGGTAGCTGA